In Bacillus sp. FJAT-45037, the following are encoded in one genomic region:
- a CDS encoding YlbG family protein codes for MMNGNRQGIAVWLTSLKFARQLRRFGNVQYVSKKMKYVIFYCDQDKVEEVTKKLRSFHFVRDVQPSMRPFIKTEFQNTKPDKAKEYDYKMGI; via the coding sequence ATGATGAACGGGAATCGTCAAGGAATCGCTGTGTGGCTGACTTCCTTAAAGTTTGCTAGGCAACTGAGACGTTTTGGAAATGTGCAGTATGTATCAAAGAAAATGAAATATGTCATTTTCTATTGTGACCAAGATAAAGTAGAAGAAGTCACAAAAAAGCTACGTTCTTTCCATTTTGTTCGTGATGTCCAGCCGTCAATGAGACCTTTTATTAAAACAGAGTTTCAAAATACAAAACCAGATAAAGCAAAAGAATATGATTACAAAATGGGAATCTAA